In a single window of the Microbacterium sp. SL75 genome:
- a CDS encoding DUF3145 domain-containing protein — MAITSSRGVILIHSAPRALCPHLEWAVGRALGRAVNFDWTEQPVLTGSRRAEFYWEGPVGSGAALASAIRGWEHLRFEVSEDPTPRSDGGRWMHTPGLGIHFAQTDSAGNVVIAEDRVRYAMEVAAGDALELQRELDVALGSAWDEELEPFRHAGDDQQIVWLHKVG, encoded by the coding sequence ATGGCGATCACGTCTTCGCGCGGAGTGATCCTGATCCACTCCGCGCCCCGCGCGTTGTGCCCCCACCTCGAGTGGGCGGTGGGACGCGCTCTCGGCCGCGCGGTCAACTTCGACTGGACCGAGCAGCCCGTTCTCACGGGCAGTCGTCGCGCGGAGTTCTACTGGGAAGGCCCTGTCGGCTCCGGTGCCGCCCTTGCGAGTGCGATCCGCGGCTGGGAGCACCTCCGTTTCGAGGTGAGCGAGGACCCCACGCCCCGTAGTGACGGCGGCCGCTGGATGCACACGCCGGGACTCGGCATCCACTTCGCTCAGACCGATTCCGCGGGCAACGTCGTCATTGCCGAGGACCGCGTGCGCTACGCGATGGAGGTCGCCGCGGGCGACGCTCTCGAATTGCAACGCGAGCTCGACGTCGCCCTGGGCTCCGCCTGGGACGAAGAGCTCGAGCCCTTCCGCCATGCCGGCGACGACCAGCAGATCGTCTGGCTGCACAAGGTGGGTTGA